The Engystomops pustulosus chromosome 4, aEngPut4.maternal, whole genome shotgun sequence genome contains a region encoding:
- the EGR1 gene encoding early growth response protein 1, producing the protein MAAAKAEMLISPLQISDPFGSFPHSPTMDNYPKLEEMMLLNSGGSQFLGATVPEGSGFNSPGEGTENFDHLAADAFSEMSLNVEKSVIETSYANQTTRLPSLTYTGRFSLEPVPNSSNTLWPEPLFSLVSGLVGMANPPTSTPSSSPSSSASSSSSQSPPLSCSVQSSDSSPIYSAAPTFPNSSTDIFPDQSSQSFQNVSTSSIQYPPPAYPVTKTSFQVPMIPDYLFPQQQGDVSLVTQEQKPFQAIESRPHQPSLTPLSTIKAFATQTVSQELKSINNSTYQSQLIKPSRMRKYPNRPSKTPPHERPYACPVESCDRRFSRSDELTRHIRIHTGQKPFQCRICMRNFSRSDHLTTHIRTHTGEKPFACDICGRKFARSDERKRHTKIHLRQKDKKTDKATPVSVASPISSFSPSASTSYPSPVPTSYSSPVSSSYPSPVHSSFPSPSTAVTYPSVTTTFQVQGITSFPSSVVTNSFSSPVSSALSDMSVTYSPRTIEIC; encoded by the exons ATGGCAGCTGCCAAAGCAGAGATGCTCATCTCACCTCTGCAGATCTCTGACCCATTCGGTTCATTTCCTCACTCTCCCACCATGGATAACTACCCTAAGCTGGAAGAGATGATGCTGCTCAACTCAGGGGGATCCCAGTTCCTGGGCGCTACTGTCCCCGAGGGCAGCGGATTCAACTCCCCCGGGGAGGGGACGGAGAATTTCGACCACCTAGCAGCAG ATGCCTTCTCTGAGATGTCTCTGAACGTGGAGAAGTCTGTCATCGAGACTAGCTATGCCAACCAGACCACCAGGCTGCCATCTCTGACATACACTGGCCGCTTCTCCCTGGAGCCTGTTCCTAACAGTAGTAACACCTTATGGCCAGAGCCTCTGTTCAGTCTTGTCAGCGGACTGGTGGGGATGGCAAATCCACCCACTTCAACACCTTCTTCATCACCGTCCTCATCAGCATCTTCTTCATCTTCTCAGAGTCCTCCTCTCAGCTGCTCAGTTCAGTCAAGTGACAGCAGCCCAATTTATTCTGCAGCACCAACATTTCCTAACTCAAGCACAGACATCTTCCCTGACCAGTCATCTCAGTCCTTTCAGAATGTTTCTACTTCTTCAATTCAGTATCCACCCCCTGCATATCCTGTCACAAAGACCAGTTTCCAGGTGCCAATGATCCCAGACTACCTGTTTCCACAGCAACAGGGAGATGTCAGcctggtaactcaggagcagaaacctTTCCAAGCTATTGAAAGCAGACCCCACCAGCCTTCTCTCACACCCCTTTCTACCATCAAGGCCTTTGCTACACAGACTGTTTCACAAGAACTCAAGAGTATCAATAACAGTACTTACCAGTCTCAGCTCATCAAGCCAAGCAGAATGAGGAAATACCCCAATCGCCCCAGTAAGACCCCTCCTCACGAGAGACCTTATGCTTGCCCCGTTGAGTCTTGTGACAGAAGGTTCTCCAGGTCTGATGAACTGACCAGACACATCCGAATTCACACCGGGCAGAAGCCCTTCCAGTGTCGTATCTGCATGAGGAACTTCAGCAGAAGTGACCATTTAACAACTCATATCCGCACacatacaggggagaagccatttgccTGTGACATTTGTGGCAGGAAATTTGCCCGAAGTgatgagagaaagaggcacaccAAAATTCACTTGAGGCAAAAGGACAAAAAGACTGATAAAGCAACACCAGTGTCTGTTGCTTCTCCCATTTCTTCCTTCTCCCCATCAGCTTCAACTTCTTACCCATCTCCAGTGCCAACATCTTACTCATCCCCAGTGTCCTCTTCTTACCCATCACCAGTCCACAGTTCCTTCCCATCTCCTTCCACAGCAGTTACATACCCTTCTGTTACCACAACCTTCCAGGTTCAAGGTATTACTAGCTTCCCATCTTCAGTAGTCACCAACTCCTTCAGTTCCCCTGTGTCCTCAGCACTTTCTGATATGTCAGTAACATATTCTCCCAGGACAATTGAAATCTGTTGA